The Clostridium sporogenes genome contains a region encoding:
- a CDS encoding Crp/Fnr family transcriptional regulator — protein MYEKIFNQEKQDEMRSFFLNELVLLGKEKNLKKNEIIDVRRNKSLAIVVEGMLEQVLYHSKGEEKVMFFLSPGEICGEEEYFVSGGMPVIIKACCSSKVSLVEKKVLDEFLNTNPRAYRFFIHSLTRKYRISVSQMHDILFTTSKEKVCNTLYRLSVQSGVETPEGIIIDIKLTHQELANLVGSSRITITKIINELKNDNIIESSKDKKFIIKDLNKLKKYLEY, from the coding sequence ATGAATTGGTTCTTTTAGGGAAGGAAAAAAATCTTAAAAAAAATGAAATAATTGATGTAAGAAGAAATAAGTCTTTAGCAATTGTAGTAGAAGGAATGCTTGAACAAGTACTTTATCATTCTAAGGGAGAAGAAAAAGTAATGTTTTTTTTATCTCCAGGAGAAATATGTGGAGAAGAAGAGTATTTTGTTAGTGGAGGAATGCCAGTTATAATAAAGGCATGTTGCTCATCCAAAGTATCCTTAGTTGAAAAAAAAGTACTAGATGAATTTTTAAATACTAATCCTAGAGCCTATAGATTTTTTATACATAGTCTTACTAGAAAATATAGGATATCTGTAAGTCAAATGCACGATATATTATTTACAACCTCAAAGGAAAAAGTATGTAATACTTTATATAGATTATCAGTACAAAGTGGTGTAGAAACACCAGAGGGCATAATTATAGACATAAAACTTACTCATCAAGAACTAGCTAATTTAGTTGGATCTTCTAGAATAACTATAACAAAAATTATAAATGAACTTAAAAATGATAACATAATAGAAAGTTCTAAAGATAAAAAATTTATAATAAAAGATTTGAATAAACTTAAAAAATATCTAGAATATTAA
- a CDS encoding NlpC/P60 family protein — protein sequence MRKIGKLKKFMSLLLVTVFVSTGLTLKNVKVQAASGQSIVEYAKKFIGTPYVWGGTTPSGFDCSGFVQYVYRNAAGIELPRDTYGQLEVGTPVSQSDLQPGDLVFPNTGHVGIYVGGGQMIHSPHTNDVVKISSVYKFYTARRISGVTQYPKVASNAKPIRSSYMLIVTSPQPVRTAPVDSASVVRTLKYGDRIDIYAEYGPWSLIARGNTQQWIRSTYLAPAVPTAFNGNEKPIRTGFMLAVLQPQTVRMYPSDTGWSTGTLKYGDRVDIYAEHGPWSLVARGSTPKWIRTTYLAPVVPTASNGNEKPIRTGLMLVTPDSQTLRMYPSDTGWSTGTLNHGDRVDVYAEYGPWSLVARGATPKWIRSTYLAPAVPTADKGTESPITTTRYKVIESSVSARIYPSDTAWISDTLKKGQVIDIYAEYGDWYLVARGRTSKWVKKNVLQAI from the coding sequence ATGAGAAAAATAGGAAAATTAAAAAAATTTATGTCACTATTATTAGTGACAGTATTTGTTTCTACTGGCTTAACCTTAAAAAATGTTAAGGTGCAAGCTGCTAGTGGACAATCTATAGTTGAATACGCAAAAAAATTTATAGGAACACCTTATGTTTGGGGTGGAACAACACCAAGTGGATTTGACTGTTCCGGATTTGTACAATATGTATATAGAAATGCTGCAGGTATAGAATTACCAAGAGATACATATGGACAACTTGAAGTAGGTACTCCAGTATCACAAAGTGATTTACAACCAGGTGATTTAGTATTTCCAAATACAGGTCATGTAGGTATATATGTAGGTGGAGGACAAATGATACATTCTCCTCATACTAATGATGTTGTTAAAATAAGTTCTGTTTATAAATTTTATACAGCAAGAAGAATAAGTGGTGTTACTCAATATCCAAAAGTAGCATCAAATGCTAAACCAATTAGAAGTTCTTACATGCTTATAGTAACTTCACCACAACCTGTAAGAACTGCACCTGTTGATTCAGCTTCTGTAGTTAGAACATTAAAATACGGTGATAGAATAGATATATATGCAGAATATGGTCCATGGTCTCTAATCGCAAGAGGAAATACACAACAATGGATTAGATCAACATATTTAGCACCAGCGGTTCCCACAGCATTTAATGGAAATGAAAAACCTATAAGAACTGGTTTTATGCTTGCAGTATTACAGCCACAAACAGTAAGAATGTATCCAAGTGATACAGGCTGGTCTACTGGAACATTAAAGTATGGAGATAGAGTAGACATATATGCAGAACATGGCCCTTGGTCTTTAGTAGCAAGAGGATCAACTCCAAAATGGATAAGAACAACTTATTTAGCACCAGTTGTTCCAACAGCATCAAACGGAAATGAAAAACCTATAAGAACTGGTCTTATGCTTGTAACTCCAGATTCTCAGACTTTAAGAATGTATCCAAGTGATACAGGTTGGTCTACTGGAACATTAAATCATGGAGATAGAGTAGATGTATATGCAGAGTATGGTCCATGGTCTCTAGTAGCAAGGGGAGCAACTCCAAAATGGATAAGATCAACATACTTAGCCCCAGCTGTTCCAACAGCGGACAAAGGAACTGAAAGCCCAATAACAACGACTCGTTATAAAGTTATAGAATCTTCAGTATCAGCAAGAATATACCCAAGCGATACAGCATGGATTTCTGATACATTAAAAAAAGGACAAGTAATAGATATATATGCAGAATATGGAGATTGGTATTTGGTTGCAAGAGGCAGAACTTCCAAGTGGGTTAAAAAGAATGTTTTACAAGCAATTTAA
- a CDS encoding cobyric acid synthase, giving the protein MAKIMIQGTASSVGKSLIVAALCRIFKQDGYSVCPFKSQNMSLNSYITLDGKEMGRAQVLQAYAAGLEPEVYMNPILLKPTSDKKCQIIVNGKVYGNSTAMGYHNLKLKFKDMLKEHFNKLEEDFDIVVMEGAGSPAEINLRDRDIVNMGMAELVDAPVLLVGDIDKGGVFASLAGTMLLLEEGEKERVKGTIINKFRGDVEILKPGLDMLEDIVHIPCLGVVPYTRLQLEDEDGAVEFNKKAYAPIDIAVIKMPHISNFTDLDALKSEEDVSIRFITSKEEFKEPDLLIIPGSKNTIEDLLYLRQCGLEESIKEYSRNGKIIGICGGYQVLGSKIKDPYKVETDLGEIKGLNLLDMETTFEEEKVTTRVSAKILNEETENIVYGYEIHMGISKYGENTKPLFKIYDKNGEKVDYFDGAINEKGNVMGTYIHGVFDGVAFREKIINELRVKKGLKKKKSEVYEHMREKELDKLADIVRQSLDMEKIYSIIGMK; this is encoded by the coding sequence ATGGCTAAAATAATGATTCAGGGAACCGCATCTTCTGTAGGAAAAAGTCTTATAGTGGCTGCCCTTTGTAGAATATTTAAGCAGGATGGGTATAGTGTTTGTCCTTTTAAATCACAAAATATGTCTTTAAATTCTTATATAACTTTAGATGGTAAGGAAATGGGTAGGGCCCAAGTACTTCAAGCCTATGCAGCTGGATTAGAACCAGAAGTTTATATGAATCCTATACTTTTAAAGCCTACTTCTGATAAAAAGTGTCAAATAATAGTTAATGGTAAAGTGTATGGAAATAGTACAGCTATGGGATATCATAATTTAAAACTAAAGTTTAAAGATATGTTAAAAGAGCATTTTAATAAATTAGAAGAGGATTTTGATATAGTTGTTATGGAGGGGGCTGGAAGCCCTGCAGAAATAAATTTAAGAGATAGAGATATAGTAAACATGGGTATGGCAGAACTTGTGGATGCTCCTGTACTTTTAGTTGGAGATATAGACAAAGGAGGAGTTTTTGCATCCTTAGCTGGAACTATGCTTCTTTTAGAAGAGGGAGAAAAGGAAAGAGTAAAAGGAACTATAATAAACAAATTTAGAGGAGACGTAGAAATACTAAAACCAGGTTTAGATATGTTAGAGGATATAGTACATATACCTTGTTTAGGGGTAGTCCCTTACACTAGATTACAGTTAGAGGATGAGGATGGAGCAGTAGAATTTAATAAAAAAGCCTATGCACCAATTGATATAGCAGTGATAAAGATGCCTCATATATCAAACTTTACAGATTTAGATGCTTTAAAATCAGAAGAGGATGTATCTATAAGATTTATAACTTCAAAAGAGGAATTTAAAGAGCCAGATCTATTAATAATACCAGGAAGCAAAAATACAATAGAGGATTTACTTTATTTAAGGCAATGTGGCTTAGAAGAAAGTATAAAAGAATATAGTAGAAATGGAAAAATAATAGGTATTTGTGGAGGATATCAAGTGTTAGGAAGCAAAATTAAAGATCCATATAAAGTGGAGACAGATTTAGGAGAAATAAAGGGATTAAACCTTTTAGATATGGAAACTACCTTTGAAGAAGAAAAGGTTACAACAAGGGTTTCTGCAAAAATCTTAAATGAAGAAACTGAAAATATTGTTTATGGCTATGAAATACATATGGGAATAAGTAAGTACGGTGAAAATACTAAACCATTATTTAAAATCTATGATAAAAATGGAGAAAAAGTAGATTATTTTGATGGAGCCATAAATGAAAAGGGAAATGTAATGGGAACCTATATACATGGAGTTTTTGACGGAGTAGCTTTTAGAGAAAAAATAATAAATGAATTAAGAGTTAAGAAAGGTTTAAAAAAGAAGAAATCAGAAGTTTATGAACATATGAGAGAAAAAGAATTAGATAAGCTTGCAGATATAGTACGACAAAGTTTAGACATGGAAAAAATTTATTCTATTATAGGGATGAAATAA
- the cbiB gene encoding adenosylcobinamide-phosphate synthase CbiB — translation MYLNVTANFVDIIIAVFIDWIIGDPYWFPHPIIYIGKLISFLEKKFRAKVKNEENLKLYGEVIVMIVCFTSFLIPFIILQAFKFNFYIYHGLNILIIWTTLAAKCLHEEAIKIYHALYKENIEDARLKLSYIVGRETKDLIENEIIRADVETVAENASDGIIAPLFYAMIGGAPLAMMYKGINTMDSMLGYLNDEYKYIGFFPAKVDDVFNFVPARLTGILMCISAPIVGGNPFKSFKIMIRDRKNHKSPNCAYPEGATAAALKIQLGGTNVYFGQVVEKPTIGDKIKELAPIHIKESIKLMYASEGLMIVMCVIIFKFLLEI, via the coding sequence ATGTATTTAAATGTAACTGCAAATTTTGTAGATATAATTATAGCGGTTTTTATAGATTGGATTATTGGAGATCCTTATTGGTTTCCACATCCAATTATATATATAGGAAAGCTTATTAGTTTTTTAGAAAAAAAATTCAGAGCTAAAGTGAAAAATGAGGAAAATTTAAAACTTTATGGTGAAGTAATTGTAATGATAGTATGTTTTACTAGCTTCTTAATTCCTTTTATTATTTTGCAAGCTTTCAAATTTAATTTTTATATTTATCATGGGCTAAATATTTTAATAATATGGACAACTTTAGCAGCTAAATGTCTCCATGAAGAAGCTATAAAGATATATCATGCTTTATATAAAGAAAATATAGAGGATGCAAGGTTAAAACTTTCTTATATAGTAGGAAGAGAAACTAAAGATTTAATTGAAAATGAAATAATAAGGGCAGATGTAGAAACAGTAGCAGAAAATGCATCTGACGGTATAATAGCACCACTTTTTTATGCAATGATTGGTGGAGCACCTTTAGCTATGATGTATAAAGGAATAAACACTATGGATTCTATGCTTGGATATTTAAATGATGAATATAAATATATAGGATTTTTTCCAGCTAAGGTAGATGATGTTTTTAACTTTGTACCAGCAAGGTTAACAGGAATATTAATGTGTATATCAGCGCCAATAGTAGGGGGCAATCCATTTAAAAGTTTTAAAATAATGATAAGAGATAGAAAAAATCATAAAAGTCCCAACTGTGCCTATCCAGAAGGGGCTACAGCAGCAGCCTTAAAGATCCAATTAGGGGGAACTAATGTATATTTTGGACAAGTGGTAGAAAAACCTACTATAGGAGATAAAATAAAGGAATTAGCGCCAATACATATAAAAGAAAGTATAAAACTTATGTATGCTAGTGAAGGGCTAATGATAGTAATGTGTGTTATAATTTTTAAATTTTTACTTGAAATATAG
- a CDS encoding pyridoxal phosphate-dependent aminotransferase, whose product MHGGDIYTEGILKGKKLIDFSSNINPLGLPDSFKDNLEEALSWVQVYPDIQYRTLKRNLIDYLSFFLDYFYKEKVEKLNIKEENLVLGNGAVEIIDLAISNLKSISILVPSFVEYELCAEKWNVQIDYCNLNEDMTYNYENIKKSLEKTEGIVLGNPNNPNGSVIDKEKFIYILDYCEKNNKIVILDEAFIEFTGKNSFSFLNLCKRYKCIFIIRALTKFFSMPGIRFGYGISFNNEFLNKIREKQNPWNINCFAEIAVKYVLKDEDFIEKSISYIEKEKIFMYENLNKCDLFHSVYSTYSNFILCKLKDITGYELKQRLLEKGFVLRVCKDFKTLNNDYVRFAIKTRELNQALVNILKEIK is encoded by the coding sequence ATGCATGGTGGGGACATTTATACAGAGGGAATTTTAAAGGGAAAAAAACTCATAGACTTTAGTTCTAATATAAATCCATTAGGATTACCAGATAGTTTTAAAGATAATTTAGAGGAAGCTCTAAGTTGGGTACAAGTCTATCCGGATATTCAGTATAGAACTTTAAAAAGAAATTTAATAGACTATCTAAGTTTTTTTCTAGATTATTTTTATAAAGAAAAAGTAGAGAAACTTAATATAAAGGAAGAAAATTTGGTTTTAGGAAATGGCGCGGTAGAAATAATAGATTTAGCCATAAGTAATTTAAAAAGCATATCTATTCTGGTTCCTTCCTTTGTGGAATATGAATTATGCGCTGAAAAATGGAATGTACAAATAGATTATTGTAATTTAAATGAAGATATGACATATAACTATGAAAATATAAAAAAATCCTTAGAAAAAACAGAAGGGATAGTATTAGGAAATCCTAATAATCCTAATGGATCAGTAATAGATAAAGAAAAGTTTATATACATATTAGACTACTGTGAAAAAAATAATAAAATTGTAATTTTAGATGAAGCTTTTATAGAGTTTACAGGAAAGAATTCCTTTAGTTTTTTAAACTTATGTAAAAGATACAAATGTATTTTTATAATAAGAGCTTTAACTAAGTTTTTTTCTATGCCAGGTATAAGGTTTGGCTATGGGATAAGTTTTAATAATGAATTTTTAAATAAAATAAGAGAGAAACAAAATCCCTGGAATATAAATTGTTTTGCAGAAATTGCAGTTAAATATGTTTTAAAGGATGAAGACTTCATAGAAAAATCCATAAGTTATATAGAAAAAGAAAAAATATTTATGTATGAAAATTTAAATAAATGTGATTTGTTTCATAGTGTATATAGTACTTACAGTAATTTTATACTTTGTAAGTTAAAAGATATTACAGGATATGAGCTTAAACAAAGACTTTTAGAGAAAGGATTTGTTCTAAGGGTGTGCAAGGATTTTAAAACTTTAAACAATGATTATGTAAGATTTGCAATAAAAACTAGAGAGCTTAATCAGGCTTTAGTAAATATTTTAAAGGAAATAAAGTAA
- a CDS encoding energy-coupling factor ABC transporter permease: MKKKYLFLLTTALVLALSQSAYAMHIAEGFLPPKWAALYFVLSAPFIVIGVKHIRQKTKKNKDLKMLLAVVAAYAFILSAMKIPSVTGSCSHPTGTGLGAIIFGPFVASVVGLIVLLFQAILLAHGGITTLGANTFSMGIVGPIVSYLIYKGLKNKNQKLAVFLAASLGDLATYTVTSLQLALSFPAKTGGVMAAFAKFATIFSLTQIPLAIIEGLITIMIFEFMMKYSKEELKTLSEV, from the coding sequence ATGAAAAAGAAGTATTTATTTTTATTAACGACCGCACTTGTACTAGCTTTATCACAAAGTGCATATGCCATGCATATTGCAGAAGGATTTTTACCACCTAAGTGGGCAGCTCTATATTTTGTTTTAAGTGCACCCTTTATAGTAATAGGTGTAAAACACATAAGACAAAAAACTAAAAAGAATAAGGATTTAAAGATGTTACTTGCAGTGGTTGCAGCTTATGCCTTTATACTATCTGCTATGAAAATACCTTCAGTTACAGGTAGTTGCTCACATCCAACAGGAACAGGTCTTGGGGCCATAATATTTGGACCCTTTGTAGCATCAGTGGTAGGATTAATAGTGCTTTTGTTTCAAGCCATATTACTAGCTCATGGTGGAATAACAACCCTTGGAGCTAATACTTTTTCTATGGGAATAGTAGGACCCATAGTATCTTATTTAATATATAAAGGATTAAAAAATAAAAATCAAAAATTAGCTGTGTTTTTAGCAGCAAGCTTAGGAGACTTAGCTACATACACTGTTACATCATTGCAGTTAGCACTATCTTTCCCAGCAAAAACAGGGGGAGTTATGGCAGCCTTCGCTAAATTTGCTACCATATTTTCTTTAACTCAAATACCACTAGCTATTATAGAAGGATTAATAACTATAATGATTTTTGAGTTTATGATGAAATACTCAAAAGAAGAATTAAAAACTTTAAGTGAGGTATAG
- a CDS encoding energy-coupling factor ABC transporter substrate-binding protein: MKKQNIIITIVSVVVILASLFIGGARGGEFAGADDQAEGIIEEMNKDYEPWFESIWEPPSGEIESLLFASQAALGAGVIGYYIGKKKNAKNNNASIKNQ; the protein is encoded by the coding sequence ATGAAAAAACAAAATATTATTATAACCATAGTATCTGTAGTAGTTATACTTGCTTCTTTATTTATAGGAGGAGCAAGAGGTGGAGAATTTGCAGGAGCAGATGACCAAGCAGAAGGTATTATAGAAGAAATGAATAAAGATTATGAGCCTTGGTTTGAAAGTATTTGGGAACCACCATCAGGAGAAATAGAAAGTTTATTATTTGCATCACAAGCAGCATTAGGAGCTGGAGTTATAGGATATTATATAGGTAAAAAGAAGAATGCTAAGAACAATAATGCTTCTATCAAAAACCAGTAA
- the cbiQ gene encoding cobalt ECF transporter T component CbiQ codes for MLLSKTSKLSNIHPLEKAVLSIIPIVILGFTQNYIIVFCNILFFLFMNLISKNNKKIFTKITLEVTVFAAISSITFVFDYGIVYTLTLILKSVSAGLCLSFFSLTTPIDDMLYYLGKKKYLKDICDIAKGMERFLVVINDEYNILYSSIKSRGGFDTFKLKIRNTGKMAALLFINTLSRWKIIKEGLDSRGYVGYMPYLDRDFDFSYIRFFSILTYIILILLLVIFFK; via the coding sequence ATGCTTCTATCAAAAACCAGTAAGCTTTCTAATATACATCCTTTAGAAAAGGCAGTTTTGAGTATAATCCCAATTGTAATTTTGGGATTTACTCAAAACTACATAATTGTTTTTTGCAATATTTTATTTTTCCTATTTATGAATCTCATTTCTAAAAATAATAAAAAAATATTTACAAAAATAACTCTAGAGGTAACAGTTTTTGCAGCCATATCTTCTATAACCTTTGTTTTTGATTATGGAATTGTATATACATTAACACTTATACTTAAAAGTGTAAGCGCAGGATTGTGCCTTTCATTTTTTTCACTTACCACACCCATAGATGATATGCTTTATTACCTGGGCAAGAAAAAATATTTAAAAGATATCTGTGATATTGCTAAGGGCATGGAAAGATTTTTAGTAGTTATAAATGATGAATATAATATTCTATATAGCTCTATAAAATCTAGAGGTGGGTTTGACACATTTAAACTTAAAATTAGAAATACAGGAAAAATGGCAGCTCTTCTTTTTATAAATACATTAAGTCGATGGAAAATAATAAAAGAAGGATTAGACAGTAGAGGATATGTAGGATATATGCCTTATTTAGATAGAGATTTTGATTTTTCTTATATAAGATTTTTTAGTATACTCACCTATATTATTTTAATACTATTACTAGTAATATTTTTTAAATAA
- a CDS encoding NAD(P)-dependent oxidoreductase — protein sequence MKEKYNFIALKSRRIRILIVGGGRAAFIKGKAFLERGCSLYILAPKFSKDILNLKTYDNVEFIKNNYDEKYILDKHLIVIATEDEEVNNKIRNNCDALSKLYIDCSDKDKSLCFNSFQRESKTMVLALNNKIGCPKATSFIGEKIKRDLEKYDNYIEYVTYIRSITKNNPIKDEIIDFICSNDFHFFFEKGYGNLILSMFYGGMDFEFYNSYKKK from the coding sequence TTGAAGGAAAAATATAATTTTATTGCTTTAAAGTCTAGAAGAATAAGAATATTAATAGTAGGAGGCGGAAGGGCAGCTTTTATAAAAGGGAAAGCTTTTTTAGAGAGAGGATGTAGTTTATATATACTAGCTCCTAAGTTTTCAAAGGATATATTAAATTTAAAAACCTATGATAATGTAGAATTTATAAAAAATAATTATGATGAAAAATACATATTAGATAAGCATTTAATTGTTATAGCCACAGAAGATGAAGAAGTAAATAATAAAATAAGAAATAATTGTGATGCATTGAGTAAACTATATATAGATTGTTCTGATAAAGATAAAAGCCTATGTTTTAACAGTTTTCAAAGGGAAAGTAAAACTATGGTGTTAGCTTTAAATAACAAAATAGGTTGTCCAAAAGCTACTTCTTTTATAGGAGAAAAAATAAAAAGAGACTTAGAAAAATATGATAATTATATAGAATATGTAACATATATAAGAAGTATCACAAAAAATAATCCTATTAAAGATGAGATTATAGATTTTATCTGCAGCAATGATTTTCACTTCTTTTTTGAAAAAGGGTATGGTAATCTAATCTTATCAATGTTTTACGGAGGTATGGATTTTGAATTTTATAATAGCTACAAGAAGAAGTAA
- the hemC gene encoding hydroxymethylbilane synthase, producing the protein MNFIIATRRSKLAQVQTEIIIDLLNKKHDIECEKLLIETVGDKILEVSLDKIGGKGLFVKDIEVAMLEQRADAAVHSMKDVPYEMPKGFEIIAIPEREDVRDAFISLDNIKFKDLREGAKIGTSSRRRAAQLKLLRPDLDIVPIRGNVQTRIEKIKKENLDGIILAVAGLKRVNLDHLITDYFDTKEMVPAIGQGALGIEVMEEHPKKELFKDLDHYNSKICVLAERAFMRELDGDCHSTIGAYASIKDNIMHIIGIFERKNKIIKKEITGTKDQYEKLGIALAEHILKD; encoded by the coding sequence TTGAATTTTATAATAGCTACAAGAAGAAGTAAACTTGCTCAGGTGCAAACAGAAATAATAATAGATTTATTAAATAAAAAGCATGATATAGAATGTGAAAAATTATTGATAGAAACTGTAGGAGATAAAATATTAGAAGTATCTTTAGATAAGATAGGTGGAAAAGGGCTATTTGTTAAAGACATAGAAGTAGCTATGTTAGAACAAAGGGCAGATGCAGCGGTACATAGTATGAAGGATGTACCTTATGAAATGCCAAAGGGCTTTGAAATAATAGCTATTCCTGAAAGAGAAGATGTAAGAGATGCCTTTATATCCTTAGATAATATAAAATTTAAGGATTTAAGAGAAGGTGCTAAAATCGGTACAAGTAGTAGGAGAAGAGCAGCCCAGTTAAAGCTTCTACGCCCAGATTTAGATATTGTTCCTATAAGAGGAAATGTTCAAACTAGGATAGAGAAAATAAAAAAAGAAAATCTAGATGGAATAATATTAGCAGTAGCAGGCCTTAAAAGGGTAAATTTAGATCATTTAATTACAGATTATTTTGATACGAAAGAAATGGTACCTGCAATTGGACAAGGTGCATTAGGTATAGAAGTTATGGAGGAGCATCCTAAAAAGGAGTTATTTAAAGATTTAGATCATTATAATTCAAAAATATGTGTTTTAGCAGAGAGAGCTTTTATGAGAGAATTGGATGGAGATTGTCATTCAACTATAGGAGCCTATGCATCTATAAAAGATAATATAATGCATATAATAGGCATATTCGAAAGAAAAAATAAAATTATTAAAAAAGAAATTACAGGAACTAAAGATCAGTATGAAAAATTAGGTATAGCCTTAGCAGAACATATATTAAAGGACTAA
- the cobA gene encoding uroporphyrinogen-III C-methyltransferase, with protein sequence MSKVYLIGAGPGDEELITLKSIRALKKCTAVMYDRLASGELLKYLAPSCEIYYCGKEPGCHYKSQDEINKMLVKLAKEGHIVGRIKGGDPYVFGRGGEEALDILEENIEFEVIPGVTSPVSVLNYAGIPITHRGISRGFHIFTAMTKDKLDIDWKSVVNIGGTLVFLMGLGRLELIVKGLIENGMDKESKIAVVMKGTTSKQKKVIGNLENIVEKVKEAKLESPVIIVVGEVVSFSDKLNWYEKKPLFGRNICITRTKEQAKELKVQLLDLGAEVTEINSIEIKNTEDNLKSYLSKLKEYDYIALTSVNAVKIFFDYLIRENIDIRNINAKFAAIGPATNEAIRMRGIMPSIKSKHFVAESLFEEMKKHIQKGDKILVPRSKDARPFLVDELRKEGCIVDEVHIYETLCGQCTYTERFENADTVLFTSPSTVRNMISMVGIDSIKEKDIIAIGPITAKELDKNNIKCSICDEYSINGIIDKLLDLN encoded by the coding sequence ATGAGTAAAGTATATTTAATTGGTGCAGGGCCAGGGGATGAAGAATTAATAACGTTAAAATCTATAAGAGCCCTAAAAAAATGTACTGCAGTTATGTATGATAGACTAGCAAGTGGAGAATTGTTAAAATATTTAGCACCAAGTTGTGAAATTTATTATTGTGGAAAAGAACCAGGCTGTCATTATAAAAGCCAGGATGAAATAAATAAAATGCTAGTTAAATTAGCAAAAGAAGGTCATATTGTAGGAAGAATAAAAGGTGGAGATCCTTATGTATTTGGAAGAGGGGGAGAAGAGGCCTTAGATATTTTAGAAGAAAATATAGAATTTGAGGTTATACCTGGAGTAACTTCTCCAGTGTCTGTACTAAATTATGCAGGAATTCCTATAACCCATAGAGGAATATCAAGGGGATTTCATATTTTTACAGCTATGACTAAGGATAAATTAGATATAGATTGGAAATCCGTAGTTAATATAGGGGGAACCTTAGTATTTTTAATGGGTCTTGGAAGATTAGAATTAATAGTTAAAGGTCTTATAGAAAATGGAATGGACAAAGAAAGTAAGATAGCAGTAGTTATGAAAGGCACTACCTCAAAGCAAAAAAAAGTTATAGGTAACTTAGAAAATATAGTAGAAAAAGTAAAAGAAGCTAAACTAGAGTCACCAGTAATAATAGTAGTAGGAGAAGTAGTTAGTTTTTCAGATAAATTAAATTGGTATGAAAAAAAGCCTTTATTCGGAAGAAATATATGCATAACCCGTACAAAAGAGCAAGCTAAGGAATTAAAAGTTCAACTTTTAGATTTAGGGGCTGAAGTTACGGAAATAAATTCCATAGAAATAAAAAATACAGAGGATAATTTAAAGTCTTATTTAAGTAAATTAAAAGAATATGATTATATAGCTTTAACCAGTGTAAATGCAGTTAAAATATTTTTTGATTATTTGATTAGAGAAAATATAGATATTAGAAATATTAATGCTAAATTTGCAGCTATAGGACCAGCCACCAATGAGGCAATAAGGATGAGGGGAATAATGCCAAGCATTAAGTCAAAGCATTTTGTAGCAGAGAGTCTTTTCGAAGAAATGAAAAAGCATATACAAAAGGGAGATAAGATACTTGTGCCTCGTTCAAAAGATGCAAGACCCTTTCTTGTGGATGAATTAAGAAAAGAAGGTTGCATTGTAGATGAAGTACATATATATGAAACTTTATGTGGACAATGTACATACACTGAAAGATTTGAAAATGCAGACACAGTATTATTTACAAGTCCATCTACTGTTAGAAATATGATTTCCATGGTGGGAATAGATAGTATAAAAGAAAAAGATATTATAGCAATAGGTCCTATTACAGCCAAAGAATTAGATAAAAATAATATAAAATGCAGTATTTGTGATGAATATTCTATAAACGGCATAATAGATAAACTTTTAGACCTTAACTAG